One Rosa chinensis cultivar Old Blush chromosome 3, RchiOBHm-V2, whole genome shotgun sequence DNA window includes the following coding sequences:
- the LOC112193144 gene encoding auxin-responsive protein IAA16 yields MTSTAAMGGGVTEEDRKYSLINFEETELRLGLPGPLKDGDQGVKSGNGKRGFLETVDLKLNFSSVNDDEHRSAGDGQLEIKKEKEDASAAPAPRAKAQVVGWPPVRSFRKKIVSVQKKSTDQDQAEKTGSTSTSAAFVKVSMDGAPYLRKVDLKLYQSYQELSTALGKMFSSFTIGNCGSQGMKDFMNESKLIDLLNGSEYVPTYEDKDEDWMLVGDVPWEMFVDSCKRLRIMKGSEAIGLAPRAVEKFKNRS; encoded by the exons ATGACCAGTACTGCTGCTATGGGTGGTGGTGTTACGGAGGAGGATCGGAAGTACAGCTTGATAAACTTCGAAGAGACGGAGCTGCGTCTAGGGTTGCCGGGTCCGCTGAAAGACGGCGACCAAGGCGTGAAGAGCGGTAATGGGAAGAGAGGGTTTTTGGAAACGGTTGATTTGAAGCTCAACTTCTCGTCGGTAAATGATGATGAGCATCGGTCAGCTGGAGATGGTCAGCTGGAGATCAAAAAGGAGAAGGAGGATGCTTCTGCTGCTCCTGCTCCACGTGCaaa GGCTCAAGTTGTGGGTTGGCCACCCGTCCGATCCTTCCGAAAGAAAATCGTGAGCGTCCAAAAGAAAAGCACAGATCAGGATCAGGCTGAAAAGACCGGCAGCACTAGTACTAGTGCAGCGTTTGTTAAAGTGAGCATGGATGGAGCCCCATATTTGCGCAAAGTCGACTTGAAGTTGTACCAAAGCTACCAAGAGCTTTCTACTGCTCTAGGCAAAATGTTTAGCTCCTTCACTATTG GTAACTGTGGGTCACAAGGAATGAAGGATTTCATGAACGAGAGCAAACTGATAGACCTTCTAAATGGTTCTGAGTATGTGCCTACTTATGAAGACAAAGATGAAGATTGGATGCTTGTGGGAGATGTACCATGGGA GATGTTCGTCGATTCATGCAAACGCTTGCGGATAATGAAGGGATCCGAGGCAATTGGACTTG CGCCGAGAGCCGTGGAGAAGTTCAAGAACAGAAGTTGA